In the Nitrospirota bacterium genome, one interval contains:
- a CDS encoding TIGR02584 family CRISPR-associated protein, translating into MKESKFKEVFIFVAGTTPQIITETIYALIHKKPPVYPEEIFVITTSHGKKLIRKNLIDSGRFSEFCKEFGIQESLLNQDSIIVVKDSKGNELDDVRNGQENECLGDFITEFIKEKASEHSTRLHCSLAGGRKTMSFYLGSALQLFGRPWDKLYHVLVSPEFESNPDFYYKPKKNKVFKKDAKELHTKDAEIFLAELPFIILREKIPLNDKSFRKLVEEGQKEIDTALTQPFISIRLKEGIVSIGNKNIELKPFHIVFIPTYSDRNLKDALILISSTVGIAMTVLFKLMTLLPREL; encoded by the coding sequence ATGAAAGAGTCAAAATTCAAAGAAGTCTTTATATTTGTAGCTGGAACCACACCACAAATAATAACAGAAACTATCTATGCCTTAATCCATAAAAAGCCTCCAGTTTACCCAGAAGAAATCTTTGTTATTACAACTTCTCATGGAAAGAAACTTATTAGGAAAAACCTTATTGATTCCGGAAGATTTTCAGAGTTCTGCAAAGAATTCGGCATACAGGAATCTTTGCTAAATCAAGATTCCATAATCGTGGTAAAAGACAGCAAAGGCAATGAACTTGATGATGTAAGAAACGGACAGGAAAACGAATGTCTTGGTGATTTCATCACAGAATTTATCAAGGAAAAAGCATCTGAACACTCTACAAGACTTCATTGCTCTCTTGCTGGTGGAAGAAAAACTATGAGCTTTTATTTAGGCAGTGCCCTCCAGCTATTTGGAAGACCATGGGATAAGCTTTATCATGTGCTGGTATCACCAGAATTTGAATCTAATCCAGATTTCTATTACAAGCCAAAGAAAAATAAAGTCTTTAAAAAAGATGCAAAAGAACTCCATACAAAAGATGCGGAGATATTCCTTGCAGAACTGCCTTTTATTATACTCAGGGAAAAAATACCCCTCAACGATAAAAGTTTTAGAAAGCTTGTTGAGGAAGGACAAAAAGAGATTGATACGGCGCTAACACAGCCTTTTATCAGCATAAGATTAAAAGAAGGAATTGTTTCTATTGGAAATAAAAACATCGAACTCAAACCTTTTCATATAGTTTTTATACCCACCTACTCAGACAGAAACTTGAAAGATGCCCTTATCCTGATAAGCTCTACTGTGGGAATTGCTATGACTGTTTTATTCAAATTAATGACCTTGCTGCCCCGGGAATTA